A single region of the Brachypodium distachyon strain Bd21 chromosome 3, Brachypodium_distachyon_v3.0, whole genome shotgun sequence genome encodes:
- the LOC100823588 gene encoding pentatricopeptide repeat-containing protein At2g17210 codes for MATVEAAVRRYLESGKPPALLPALFKHCCLLPKENASAALASQLHADACKRPLSAAASNSLLSCYLRTARHDLAVAHFRCPSTPRDDVTYNTLFAHLPPSPPASFFASLRFFRPNVATLLALVRASSDYPTVVHAYLLKTAYSHMGGTTLQNSLLAMYAAFGDSLAAATLFDEMPDRDVVSWTSMIGASLAGGSADQALGLFRDMVADGTLELDGVVLVVAIRACAMLEHAALGSSLHAVAERRGLQGDDVFVPNSLVDMYAKCHDLHSARKVFDLMAHRNVVSWNSMLSGLVHADRCEEALELAASSSLLTGNGDVYFDETTLVVLLQLCKKLDGQAMWCRSVHATALRRLLSLSSMPLVNALLDTYAKCGLLDYSLRLFEGMREKNVVTWSTLIAGCAHNGRPQEAMACYVAMREAGEMPNSITMLSLLEACAYCAEMRASRCAHGVAIRSGLALERDVSNALVDMYGKCGDIAASTSVFDMMPSKDVLTWNSMIGALGMNGRTLDALAILDRMEREDEGVNPNGITMLTVLSACAHGGLVEEGMACFERMTATYSLQPQVEHLSCVVDMLARVGDLEGAVKIIEERMSTTNSPAAWSALLSACRSHSDFKVGRDAASRVLELEPGNSAGYLLSMSMPGETARMRWLMRERGVKVTSGHSVVYIGQEAHRFVSWDGCHPHRAQVYSMLHLVHQQILPPTHSNHRLHHLILSCTNATD; via the coding sequence ATGGCAAcagtggaggcggcggtccgGCGATACCTAGAAAGCGGCAAGCCGCCCGCGCTCCTCCCGGCGCTCTTCAAGCACTGCTGCCTCCTTCCCAAGGAAAACGCATCGGCGGCTCTGGCCTCGCAGCTCCACGCCGACGCCTGTAAGCGCcctctctccgccgccgcatccaaCTCCCTCCTCTCCTGCTACCTCCGCACCGCCCGCCACGACCTCGCCGTTGCCCACTTCCGATGCCCATCCACACCCAGGGACGACGTCACCTACAACACCCTCTTCGCCCACCTCCCGCCATCACCGCCGGCCTCCTTCTTCGCCTCTCTCCGCTTCTTCCGCCCCAATGTCGCCACGCTCCTCGCCCTTGTACGCGCCTCTTCCGATTATCCAACCGTCGTCCATGCCTACCTCCTCAAGACGGCCTACAGCCACATGGGTGGCACCACCCTCCAAAACTCCCTGCTCGCAATGTACGCCGCCTTCGGTGACTCCCTCGCCGCAGCCACtctgttcgacgaaatgccaGACCGAGATGTCGTGTCCTGGACATCCATGATCGGGGCGTCCCTAGCAGGGGGGTCCGCGGATCAAGCCCTGGGCCTCTTCAGGGATATGGTTGCTGACGGAACGCTGGAGCTCGATGGGGTTGTCCTGGTCGTTGCTATCCGTGCTTGTGCCATGCTCGAGCATGCCGCGCTCGGGAGCTCCCTGCACGCCGTCGCGGAACGCCGTGGGTTGCAAGGCGATGATGTCTTTGTCCCCAACTCACTCGTCGACATGTATGCCAAGTGTCATGATTTGCATTCCGCAAGAAAGGTGTTCGACCTTATGGCACATAGGAATGTGGTGTCCTGGAACAGCATGCTGTCAGGGCTCGTGCACGCTGACCGCTGCGAAGAGGCACTAGAACTGGCTGCGTCTTCATCCTTGCTGACGGGCAACGGCGATGTTTATTTTGATGAGACAACGTTGGTGGTGCTCCTGCAGCTGTGCAAGAAGCTTGATGGTCAGGCCATGTGGTGCAGGTCAGTCCATGCCACGGCTTTGAGGAGGCTCTTATCGTTGTCAAGCATGCCGCTGGTGAATGCGTTGCTGGACACCTATGCCAAGTGTGGCCTGCTCGACTACTCTCTCAGGCTCTTCGAAGGGATGCGCGAGAAGAATGTCGTCACCTGGAGCACCCTCATTGCTGGTTGCGCTCACAATGGCAGACCACAAGAGGCGATGGCGTGCTACGTTGCAATgagggaggccggcgagatgcCCAACTCAATCACCATGTTGAGCCTCCTGGAAGCGTGTGCCTATTGTGCAGAAATGAGGGCGTCGAGATGCGCCCATGGCGTCGCAATCAGGAGTGGACTAGCCTTAGAGCGGGACGTCAGCAATGCTCTGGTGGACATGTACGGCAAGTGCGGCGACATTGCTGCGTCTACAAGTGTGTTCGACATGATGCCCAGCAAGGATGTGCTCACCTGGAACTCAATGATCGGTGCTTTGGGGATGAACGGCCGTACACTGGACGCACTTGCCATCCTTGACAGGATGGAGCGGGAAGATGAAGGCGTAAACCCAAACGGCATCACGATGCTCACCGTGCTGTCGGCATGCGCTCATGGTGGGCTGGTCGAAGAGGGCATGGCCTGCTTCGAGAGGATGACCGCGACATACTCGCTGCAGCCTCAGGTGGAACACCTGTCATGCGTCGTTGACATGCTTGCCCGTGTGGGGGACCTTGAAGGAGCGGTGAAGATCATCGAGGAGAGGATGTCCACCACCAACAGTCCAGCAGCCTGGAGTGCGTTACTGAGCGCCTGCAGAAGCCACAGCGACTTCAAGGTAGGACGGGATGCGGCGTCCCGTGTCCTGGAGCTGGAACCGGGCAACTCAGCAGGGTACCTGCTGTCCATGAGCATGCCAGGTGAGACGGCACGGATGCGGTGGCTGATGAGGGAGAGAGGAGTGAAGGTGACAAGCGGACACAGCGTGGTGTACATAGGGCAGGAGGCACACAGGTTCGTGTCATGGGATGGATGTCACCCGCATAGAGCGCAGGTTTACTCCATGCTACATCTTGTGCATCAACAAATACTGCCACCTACACATTCAAATCACCGTCTTCATCATCTTATCTTATCATGTACCAATGCTACTGATTAA